A genomic stretch from Brassica napus cultivar Da-Ae unplaced genomic scaffold, Da-Ae ScsIHWf_127;HRSCAF=226, whole genome shotgun sequence includes:
- the LOC106442484 gene encoding uncharacterized protein LOC106442484, producing the protein MKLYLWDKAALDFCEKFKATGGTAKVILVTTLNPKRFGGALTLSSMTSSRVFMDSDVQATREYLTWLVSNSDVANRVDADVVTKTETVTIGELFSYMKQVAAKVAWFECTATVADVVHGSSWYYIGCGVCHTKATKGPTTLMCKKCGKSNIVGVPQFLAKISVYDESDQAFFVLLGDAGQ; encoded by the exons ATGAAGCTATACCTATGGGACAAAGCTGCTTTGGACTTCTGTGAAAAATTTAAAGCAACTGGAGGAACTGCAAAAGTTATTTTAGTCACCACGCTGAACCCGAAACGTTTTGGAG GTGCCCTAACTCTATCTTCCATGACTTCATCACGGGTATTTATGGACAGTGATGTCCAAGCAACCCGAGAGTATCTCACTTG GTTGGTCTCAAACTCGGATGTCGCGAACAGAGTTGATGCAGACGTTGTCACTAAAACTGAAACTGTGACCATAGGCGAACTCTTTTCCTATATGAAGCAAGTAGCTGCCAAG GTTGCTTGGTTTGAGTGTACAGCAACAGTTGCTGATGTTGTGCACGGTTCAAGCTGGTATTACATAGGATGCGGTGTGTGCCACACTAAGGCAACCAAAGGGCCTACCACCCTTATGTGTAAGAAGTGTGGTAAAAGCAATATTGTCGGTGTTCCACA GTTTCTAGCCAAGATTTCTGTGTACGATGAGAGTGACCAGGCTTTTTTTGTTCTCCTTGGTGATGCTGGTCAATAG
- the LOC125596757 gene encoding macrophage migration inhibitory factor homolog, giving the protein MPCLYITTNVNLDGFKTDPFYSEVTKAVASIVGRPENLVMVVLKGSIEIVFGGNKEAAAYAEIVSMGGITKQVKRQLISTVGSILHTHFSIHPSRFIFKVFDINSLPLPSKL; this is encoded by the exons ATGCCTTGTCTTTACATTACAACTAACGTCAATTTGGACGGCTTCAAAACCGATCCGTTCTACTCGGAAGTCACCAAAGCCGTCGCTTCTATCGTTGGACGGCCTGAGAAC TTGGTGATGGTGGTGTTGAAGGGGTCAATAGAGATAGTATTCGGTGGAAACAAAGAAGCAGCTGCATATGCAGAGATTGTGTCGATGGGAGGCATCACCAAGCAAGTTAAGAGGCAGCTTATTTCAACCGTTGGTTCTATTCTTCACACTCATTTTTCTATTCATCCCAGTCGTTTTATCTTTAAAGTTTTTGATATCAATTCTTTGCCTCTTCCTTCTAAACTATAG